In Pseudothermotoga hypogea DSM 11164 = NBRC 106472, the following are encoded in one genomic region:
- a CDS encoding branched-chain amino acid ABC transporter permease: MKYFMILAVCVLCFLLPFFVGAYLIHVLTSIMIFLSLALSWDMMLRTGQLSFGIAGFFGLGAYASIIAVDDFSIDPLWSILVAAVFAALVALALGWIVLRLREIYFAITTLALSSVFMIFARNLSDLTGGSAGKVLYESIFKGDSIKIYWLVLSVALTVILISELFQRTRIRFAINAIRDDEIAAKCSGVNIFKYLLFVFVLTSAIQGAVGALYAQQYAFVEPESTFSANFLLLPMSMALVGGIYSTLGPIIGAVVLGLASEYLKLIMPYGHLIIYGLILIFTIMFLPRGIYGTIANKIVVKR; this comes from the coding sequence ATGAAGTACTTCATGATATTGGCTGTTTGTGTTCTCTGCTTTCTTTTGCCTTTCTTCGTGGGTGCGTACCTGATTCACGTGCTCACTTCGATAATGATTTTTCTGTCTTTGGCTCTCAGTTGGGACATGATGCTCCGCACAGGACAGCTTTCGTTCGGGATCGCTGGTTTCTTCGGACTCGGTGCTTACGCTTCGATCATTGCCGTCGATGACTTTTCTATCGATCCGTTGTGGAGTATTCTCGTTGCTGCGGTGTTCGCTGCTCTCGTTGCTTTGGCACTCGGTTGGATCGTACTGAGACTGAGAGAGATCTACTTCGCCATAACGACGCTTGCGCTCTCCAGCGTTTTCATGATCTTCGCGAGAAACCTGAGCGATCTCACCGGTGGTTCAGCGGGGAAAGTCCTCTACGAGTCGATCTTCAAAGGAGATTCGATCAAGATCTATTGGCTGGTTCTCTCGGTGGCGCTCACAGTGATCCTCATTTCTGAGCTTTTTCAAAGGACAAGAATTCGCTTTGCGATCAATGCCATAAGGGACGATGAGATCGCCGCAAAGTGTTCTGGAGTGAACATCTTCAAGTACCTTCTGTTCGTCTTCGTGCTTACATCGGCGATTCAGGGCGCTGTCGGAGCACTCTACGCACAGCAGTATGCTTTCGTTGAACCTGAAAGCACTTTCTCAGCCAACTTTCTGCTCCTTCCGATGTCAATGGCCCTCGTTGGAGGAATCTACTCTACCCTCGGTCCAATAATAGGGGCCGTGGTGCTCGGCTTGGCGTCAGAATATCTCAAACTCATCATGCCGTACGGGCATCTGATAATTTATGGTTTGATTCTCATCTTCACGATCATGTTCTTGCCAAGGGGTATATACGGAACCATCGCCAACAAGATTGTGGTGAAGCGATAG
- a CDS encoding ABC transporter ATP-binding protein, whose amino-acid sequence MLLRTEKLTKSFGGLVAVKSVDLNVNQGEILGIIGPNGAGKTTLTNLISGVLYPTEGRIRFEDKDITFVPAHLRARMGIARTFQLVRPLRDFTAFENVVVSCLFARGESLREARKSARKICELVELDQPERRLDRLTVFELKKLEIARALGCQPKLLILDEVMAGLNSEEMQRIIQLVRSLREKQITICVIEHVMSVISQLTDRVIVLDRGEIIAEGPYEKVAHDPKVITAYLGEEA is encoded by the coding sequence GTGCTTTTGAGAACGGAGAAACTGACGAAGAGCTTCGGGGGTTTGGTAGCCGTCAAATCCGTGGATTTGAACGTGAACCAAGGTGAGATACTCGGTATAATAGGTCCCAACGGGGCCGGTAAGACGACGTTGACCAACCTCATATCTGGTGTTTTATACCCCACCGAGGGGCGCATTCGTTTCGAAGATAAAGACATCACCTTCGTCCCCGCACACTTGCGCGCACGCATGGGCATAGCGAGGACCTTTCAGCTCGTGAGACCTTTGAGGGATTTCACCGCATTCGAAAACGTCGTGGTATCGTGCCTCTTCGCCAGAGGTGAGTCGTTGCGTGAGGCGCGCAAGTCTGCACGCAAGATATGTGAGCTCGTAGAGCTCGACCAACCTGAAAGGCGCTTGGACAGGCTCACGGTTTTCGAGCTGAAGAAGCTCGAGATCGCAAGGGCGCTTGGTTGTCAACCGAAACTCTTGATACTCGATGAGGTCATGGCAGGGTTGAACTCCGAAGAGATGCAGAGGATTATCCAGTTGGTGAGATCCCTCAGAGAAAAGCAGATCACAATTTGTGTGATCGAACACGTCATGAGCGTGATAAGCCAGTTGACCGACCGCGTCATCGTTCTGGATCGTGGTGAGATCATTGCGGAAGGACCGTACGAAAAGGTTGCACACGATCCTAAGGTCATCACTGCCTATCTTGGGGAGGAAGCATGA
- a CDS encoding branched-chain amino acid ABC transporter permease, with protein sequence MKKNFVGYAVLAIALFLIALLRPYAFFYGVQRGSLYGLVALPLALILGIVGLLNLAHGEFLTLSLYMTYLLFNEWGMDPLSSPVLTVPLLLVVGLLIYKLVIERSLKTHHLNLLLLTFGVSIVMVESFNIWWTSRPRNIYVPYASTSVNIFGVYVGGYEFIYTIVVVLVLAGLLLFLKKTRLGQATYAVGQNPKGAAIVGINVKFVYAFVFSLAAGLVALAGALLSVRSSIFPHVGGPFTMKSFSLTAMAGLGNLPGIVLAGIVLGIAEEFVKSIPGYTGWADLVFFVVLIAAIVFRAFGRREG encoded by the coding sequence GTGAAGAAAAATTTCGTTGGATACGCAGTTCTCGCCATAGCACTTTTTCTCATCGCCTTGCTCAGACCGTACGCTTTCTTCTACGGTGTACAGAGAGGTAGCTTGTACGGTTTGGTCGCCCTTCCACTCGCACTCATACTCGGTATAGTGGGTCTCTTGAACCTGGCTCACGGTGAGTTCTTGACGTTGTCGCTCTACATGACGTACCTTCTGTTCAACGAGTGGGGGATGGATCCTCTGTCTTCTCCCGTGCTTACAGTACCACTTCTCTTGGTGGTTGGTCTTTTGATCTACAAGCTTGTGATAGAGAGATCTTTGAAAACTCATCATCTCAACCTCCTGTTGCTCACCTTCGGAGTCTCCATAGTCATGGTTGAATCTTTCAACATATGGTGGACTTCCAGACCGAGAAACATCTACGTGCCTTACGCATCGACCTCGGTCAACATCTTCGGTGTGTACGTCGGTGGCTATGAGTTCATATACACAATCGTAGTGGTGCTCGTGCTCGCAGGATTGTTGTTGTTCTTGAAGAAGACGCGGCTCGGGCAGGCGACTTACGCAGTTGGACAAAACCCCAAGGGTGCAGCGATTGTGGGCATCAACGTCAAATTCGTCTACGCTTTTGTGTTCAGCCTCGCAGCTGGGTTGGTTGCGCTGGCTGGTGCACTGTTGTCCGTCAGGAGTTCAATCTTTCCGCACGTTGGTGGTCCATTTACGATGAAATCTTTCAGCTTGACGGCGATGGCGGGTTTGGGAAACTTACCAGGCATAGTTCTCGCAGGGATAGTACTCGGCATCGCTGAAGAGTTCGTCAAGTCCATACCGGGTTACACGGGATGGGCAGACTTGGTCTTCTTCGTAGTCCTCATAGCAGCGATCGTGTTCAGGGCCTTCGGGAGGCGAGAAGGATGA